aaaaaccatTCCAACAATAGTGGAAATCTAGAGAAGGTGAAATATTTAGATCTTTTTCCTTATCACtttagattatatgaaattcgatatgagttttcttggttttattggttttattgtgattttgtgattttactGATTAATTGTGGTCTTGTGAACTtatattgtatccacaaatagttATCCTTTTGGATAAGTTTGAAAAATAATGTATCCACAAATATTGTATCCATAAATAGTTATCCATGTAGACAaatattgtatccacaaattGCACTATAACCCCATATGTTTCCATATAGGCACGTTATCATATTCACCTGAATTGATGTGTATTACTTCTATTCTATATggataaacacaagtaactatctattaacaatactgcaattgactATCCACTTATCATTGAATAAATGTTCAACAACAAATTGATACTTTATAATCTAAAAGTTCATCAAAAATATAGCAatttgtatcttaaaatgtaaaaaatatataatcataacatattgtatataaataaatagataatttgttttatgataaccatttaaagtattaataacaaaaaaaaaaataagaagattaAGAGGAGATGGGCAAAATTCTAACTAACAATGACACGTAACCATCACACTTAAAAAGTATACTAAGTTTGTAATCTGTCCCTAAGAGACGGTGTAACCGTTTTCAACTCCAAACTATAAACTGATCTAAGCCATTGAttcaacttttaatttataatatctaACGGTCCGCGTGTCTATTACTTCTTACCCTCTTTTTTCCTATATCAACTGGGTGGTTGTGCATGGAGATGAAGCAGCATAACCCTAAATCTTCTTACAAGTTACAGAGACCAGGAGATTCCTGGTCGGAGCTTCCTTCAGATCTGTTGAATTCAGTGGTTGAACTCCTTGGATTTGCTGATTCTCGACGAGTTGGATCCGTATGTTCGTCTTGGTTCTCCGCAGCGAAACGATGCTTGGCCAAAAAACAGATCCCTTGGCTGATTCTCTTGCCAGACGAAGACGACGAGATGGAAACCCATTGGTGCAAGCTGTTCAATCCCGAGGAGAATGGCAAGCTTTACAGAATGCGGGCTGATGTGTTCGAATTCGCAAAGAGCTATTGTTTAGCGACATGTGGAAACTTGCTCCTTATGGTAGATCGTGGGTCTGTTCTCTACATGTTGAATCTGTTTACCCACGAGAGGATCGATTTACCTCCGGTGGAGTCACAACTTGGAACGACAAAGCTGGAGCGAACCACCTCGGAAGgtttgttttgtatttcaaaCGGAAACGATCAAAGGAAGTTCAGAGGTATTGATACGATTCTGCGTTCCCCTGTGTTTTGGATTGACGAGCAAACTAAAGAGTATGTAGTTCTATTGGGACTTGGCGAATGGTGTTTGGTTTATTCCAAGAAAGGAGATACCTTCTGGAGTCAGATTCAAACTCCCCAAGGTTATTCTACTGCTTTTTCTACTGCTCGTTGTGAGATGGTTTACAAAGATCACAAGCTTTACTACCTCCTCCTAAATCGTACAACTGGTGGTTGTATCAAAATATTCGATTTCTCCACAGAGATTCCGCTAGAGACTTTTCACTGTGGTGTTGCTGGCGACCCCTCTCCTATTAATCGAACATCATCAAGGGATCCATGGCGAATTTGGCGAATTGGGCGAACAAAACTTGTTGTCACAATAACCGGAGATGTCCTCAAGGTTGAACAATGGGTCAAGAAAGAACAGCGGGTACGTCACTGGTCCTTCCGCGTCTACAAGGCAGGTTTCTTTAACACGTACGATGAAAAAGTTGATTCTTTGGGCGACGAGGCAATGCTTTTTGATCTTGGCATCATTGTCCTCGCTAATGATGACTTTGTGGGTTTTAAGAGAAACTCCATCTTCTTCAATGATATTTGTCTTGAGAAAAACACTACTCaaatttgtgtctttaatcTCGAGACACAGGAGATGGAGGACCCACTCCATAAGTTTGTTTGTTCGTCCAAGCAACAACTCCACACAGCTCGATGGTTCCTACCAAGTAGTTTCAAGCAGACCCCATAATTTATCTagcttgttttttcttcttcttttttttttggttcctctGCTATAACATCACAACTGATATGCTGTGCGGTGTGGTTTGGTTAATGATCATGTTAATGCCATGGTCTggataataataatgatttattggttattttgaaTTAGTGttgttgatgtgtatttttgACCCCAGTTTGAAAAGATTACTCTGTTTGCTCTGTTTATAAATCTTATATGTCTTGCGCATGTCGTAATTCATGGCTTTCAAATGTGTTGATGCtgataataaaatttgattgaGCAAGTGGAAAGAGAAGCTCGATGTTCTTGGTTGGGGGTTCTTGGTTGCTTAAATCAAGTTCTGGTTCATAGTCAGATGCTTAAACCAAGAACCCCCGACTTTTGGATGCTTAAATCAAGTTCTGGTTCATAGTCAGATGAAGGAAACTGAAGGAAACTGTAAATAACAGTTATCCAAGGATTTAATTCTACTATACCCCTATCCCAAAAATTCTCTTGATTGTGTCTCATAATAAATAACTCAATTTGGTCTCTtctaaagaagaaagagaatgtCAACAGATATTGGACCAAGAAGCTTTGCTTCTAGCAAGTAAAATAGTAAGAATGACGACGAGTCTGTCCTAAGAAGTTGTTGCcgataaaaaagaaagagagctCTTTTGAAAGCaaaatttcaaaaccgaatcaTCCATAATCATTAATCACAATGATTTCAAGCCAAATCTGGATGCAACTACATcgttaaaacataaaaaaattcaacaaagtCGAAAATGTAAATGTGAGGTTAATGATTTCACTCAGTCTCTCAGGAAAATGTAAACCAACTTGATTCCTTCGTGTCTCCCTGCAAGATTTGAGTCAACGTCAAACATAGGGCAAGAAGAAatctacaaaatataaatttgatcgAGCTAACAGAAGTTCAGGGAAATCCAACTTTGATCTTGGGTGGCAGTAGAGAAATTTggtatataagaaaaattaccAGTTACTGCTTCAGCGGTTCCTGCACCACAGCAGTACATGTGAGATAGAAACACTCAAACACACAGACCttgtatatcaacaaaacaatagtTGATCCAGTCTTGAGAAACGACGGAGGAGCTTTTAAGACCCTTTTGCGTCAGATCGAAGCTGAACCCACCCTTTGGTGGTAAATCCACGGAATCACCCCACTCTACAAATCAAATTTATCAgcccagaaagaaagaaaaaaaaaaagagtctttaATTAACGAAGTGAAATTTCGAATTCGAGAACCAAagctagatgatgatgatgataataatcaCATACTAACAACAGATTTACGAAAACTCAGtgtgaagttaaaaaaaaaatcaaatcaaatcaaaatacttcGGACTGGAGGATGGGTTAAACCATCACCAAAATTGAGAAGATAGAATCAACGGAGACGAtataaagtgaagaagaagaagaagaagaagaagaagaaaaagaaagaagagctAAGATACAGAAGAGTGATGTTTACTTTTTTCAAATACATGGCAAGTGTGATGAAGACTCTTGGGGAAAGAGAGAGTTGCTTCCAAGAGAAGCACATGGGACTCACGTGGGGCGTTGGACTTGTTTGCAACAAATCAAGAGGGGGCAATATAGTCTATCCACTTCTGattcttaatcttcttcttccttcttgttCTCGAGAGTATTGTAACAGAAGAGTGTGATGTGAGGTGAGAGTgagtaagaagagagagagctcttgTAGAGAGATAAAAGACATTTGCGATCTAGTGGATTCCGGAGTCAATCTCCGGCGAGATGTAGGGTTCCACACCGGAACCTGAACTCGTAAAACTCCGGCGtctcttcttttattgttgTTCAAAACACGAGAGACGTGAGTGAACGGTGAGCTAAATAGAAGAACGATTCAGGCTAGAATCGTAACAGACTTGAAGATTTTGTGAGAGGAAGGAGGAAGCTCGAAACGGAGAGGAGGAAAGATTTTGTACCTTTTGCTTAACCAGTTTTTAAGGCTATGATTTATATAGATGGGCCTAGTTTTGTTAAACGGGTTTTGCTTCTGTCAAAATGTGCCCATTTGTAATATGTGTAATtagggggtttttttttttcatacagtTTCGagaattgtattaaaaaataactcaaGACAaataccataaataaaaaagtattacaaaattattaacaaCATATCTAACTATActtagaaaacagagaaaaaaaatgtgaagaatgttatttttattatttttaaaaatattttaaactaattatatctaattataCTTACAAATATTCAGTATTCTGGTTTGAGAAATGCATGGATGGAAAAACACTAGTGTATACCTTCCCATACTTGAGGATGCACtgcaaaagaataaaaaaaaagtactctagaaaaaatatttcattagaaaaaattatataataaacaatgCACATAAAACAACTTTTACATCATCCGAAGTAAGAGTGTAAACTCTACTACCACCACTGAAAGCCAATGATACAGTGGGACCATATATCAGTGGCGAGCCGGTGTAAATTAAAGTTTTGTTGCAGTACATTACTACAAAGGAAAACAGAAATAACATACGTATTAAGAGatgtttacaaaaaatatatatatccaaaatgaTGATCTTTTTAGTTAGTTTATGTACATTCATTATTTTGTCCAACACAAATGAAAGACATTGGAATCTTCCAATCGTTACAATGCTCAACGATGGGATAATATTCATGGACACAGTGGAAATGACCTCAATTTGCACCGCCAAAAAATATCCACCCTCCATTGTGCCCAGAAAGTAGATGATCTCTCATCGAAACAGAAAAAACATTTCTCTAAGAGGTTCCGTCCATTTATCATAATCCtcctgaaacaaaaacatttttttcgtATCAGtcaaaatcacatatatattgGTCAGcacatataatattatatataaatgatttttctcCATATAGAATACCAAGATTTGCTTAAGAATATATACAAACGCAATATAATCCCACATTTCAAATAAATAACTCTTTAGTAGTTTACAAATTGGAATAAATGTTTTGAGTAGATAAAAGCTAGTATCCTTCTATCGTTATGGTTCATATATACTTACTTTGTTATTTTCTAGTAGTGTAAATTAAAAGATggaaaaaatgtatattaattatCAGCAAGTGAAAATGGAAAATTGTAGTTACCAAATCGGTGTAGCACAACAAATATCTTCTGGAGGGAAAAATGAGAGTCCAACAATCTCGCTCCAATTAAAAATATCAGGATACTCTACAGGTCGAGCTTCATTCACAAGACAAAATGGAACACGCAACGGACGATCACCAATATGAAAGAAATCATGTATCCTAATCCCTCTCATTATAAGATCACGATACGACCGTATTAGCAAATTTGCTTGGGTTcctttgaaaaaaacaaaaaaccaaaataaaaacagttaattttattgtttactGGTTTtaagatgaagaaaatattaaaataagagatatagaaaaaaaaaagatatatatatatacacctgtgttataaaccacttaagaatggactccataaccaagTCCATATACGGTCACGGTCAATGAAACTCATCGGCTAGAAAcaaaggcccatcggccatgaGTATTAGACTAAGTCGGTTATGGACTTAAGCCTTtgtatttactatatatatgtaacctcattcgattatcaataataagaacaagagaattaCTTCATTcgattctctagtttacaacacgttatcagcacgactTGCTCTAACGATCCAACTGagaaaaaccctaaccctaaaaaccctaaaccgccgtctctcttttctttgttcttccCCGAACCCTAATTCCCATACTAGCTCACGATCAACCCTTGTTCGTGACTAGTCTTTTCGAGATCAGTTTAAGCAGCTTGTGCTTGTGATCCAAGTTCAATCCAAAAGCAGTTCGAGGTTCGTGGTCCTATACGTGAGCGGTTTAGTTTTCTGTCCGATAGAAAGGCGCCGTATGTGATCCTGTTCGTTGTCCAGTACCAGATCGAGGTTCGTGGTTCGTGATCAAGGTAaaatctgaggtctttagctcccagatcaaaaccGGTCAACCCCTATTGGTGTTAAGGTAATATCGACCCCTATTGGACACATATAACCGAATTTGTCTTAAAACTATTTGAACCATAAACCTACAAgtacacaatcaaacaaacaagttcttaagttttcaaaatttcctaaatcctaTAACTTACAACTTAAAAATCGGTTGTCATAGGTTGTTTAGATTGATTGTAATTGAACTGTTTATACCATGAATAAAATCCGATTatggttgtttgattgtttgagaATTTCATCACTTAAAATCTTAGAACTATAACCTAAAATCCAAATTGCTTAAGATTAAAAGTTTAGGATTGTttgaattaattatttgttgCATTAGAACCCTAGAACTAactattaaatccaaaaatcataaaagaaaatttaatctaatggtTCCAAGAATTAAATTCGATTTAGgtgtttgagaaattcaaaccctaaacctaaaaatttaagaaaatcgGAAATTATtatgcataaaataaatttggataatttctaaattaattataattattaacttaaaggtttaagaaatatttcctaaaattttgttattatccaatgttaagaaaaaaaaagaaattttctaaaactcaaaactatttaagaaaaaggaaattgttgcatgctagTATCTATCTAGgtttgttgtcttgcatgcatgaattaaACCACGAAAATTTGAGTAAAAgtaaggcatgtttcggtctcaaataccgcatggcctaaggcatgtttcggtgtcaaataccgcatgacctaaatATTTATTGCATGGATTGGTCTATTAttaccgcatgctaatgatcggttgtctatttctgtgttatgcagatggcaaggctCAACAACTTAGACTATGCTGCCTTGAATGCTTCTGGAGACaattacttgcaatgggcattggacactaagatcatgCTAAAGTCAAAGGACTTGTTTGAATGCATTGAGGAAGATTTTAACTGTACTGACAAACAAAAGTACAAGGCCATTATGCATATgcgccatcaccttgctgagagtctcaagaatcagtacctcaccatagaaaatcctcttgacctttggacagagcttaaACGCAGATACGGACACCAACAGACGGTGCTCCCACCAAAgactcaatttgattggaaaaacctaaggatccatgattacaaatccgtggatgagtataactcagagctttttagattgtctcactccttaggttgtgtggtactgaggtGACCGAGAAGGAGCtcctagagaagacattctctactTTTCACACTAACAAtatactgcttcagcaacagtactgtgaaaaggggtttaaaaCCTATGGAGACCTAATCTCATGTTTACTGCTAGCTGAacagaacaatgagctattgatgatgaatagtgcaatgagacctcctggtacagctCCGTTaccagaagctcacaaggttgacttagcaaagaaaaaccctcaagagcctaaagagtctaaagagcccaaggagaccaactatgtccacagagaaagacactatggccgtggccgtggtggcagaggacgtggtggtcgtggacAGTACCAAGCTAGCCGTTTTGATGGTTATGGCTGTGGAGGCCGTGGCCATGGTGGTAggggccgtgggtcctttaaaccaCAATCCAAGGCTAAATCAGTTTGTgaccgatgtggtatgtctaaCCATTGGGCCAAGAATTGCAGAACATCCAAACATcttattgatgcatatcaagagattttgaagaagaaccCAGAAGCCAACTAtgtgcatctcgatggtgaagatgacttcgaccatgagaatgatgattcaCTATCCTATGAGACTTCTGATTGCCTTAAAGAAGATAACTAGTTTTAATTAtggatttggtttaatttctatgcttttatgttttaatttcggtttatgtattggataattattttggtttaaattcaatgattttatttcaatatatatttgcttgttttattgaaaactaaaacaaaattattgtcattATAGAAATGGCCGAGGATATGAGTgtactagtggtggacagtggatccagccacacaatattgaaggaaaaaagatatttcataaacctcataatgaaaagtgccaatgttagtacaattgcgggtatagcaagcttaatagaaggctacggccaagCTCACATATTATTACCTAATGACACAcatattgaactaagtgatgccttgtactcacccagctctaaaagaagtttattgagctttaaagacattcgattgaatggttatcatgttgaaacaaagggtgaaggaacAAAGAATTTCTATACATTACTGAAACCGTGAGTGGGcataagaaggtcctagagactatacctgcactagccactggtttataccatgctaagattaacatgatagaagctaacttggcaaagaataaaatgtttaatgaacagttcactctatggcatgaccggcttggccatccggattctaacatgatgcgtaagcttattatgaattcaaatgggcacactcttaaagagagaaaaaattatccctaaacatctcacgtgtgtagcatgtgcataAGGGAAACTAAtcataaggccatcaccagtaaaagtcactaaagagactttaaactttctggaaaggatacaaggtgatatatgtggaccaatacacccaNNNNNNNNNNNNNNNNNNNNNNNNNNNNNNNNNNNNNNNNNNNNNNNNNNNNNNNNNNNNNNNNNNNNNNNNNNNNNNNNNNNNNNNNNNNNNNNNNNNNNNNNNNNNNNNNNNNNNNNNNNNNNNNNNNNNNNNNNNNNNNNNNNNNNNNNNNNNNNNNNNNNNNNNNNNNNNNNNNNNNNNNNNNNNNNNNNNNNNNNNNNNNNNNNNNNNNNNNNNNNNNNNNNNNNNNNNNNNNNNNNNNNNNNNNNNNNNNNNNNNNNNNNNNNNNNNNNNNNNNNNNNNNNNNNNNNNNNNNNNNNNNNNNNNNNNNNNNNNNNNNNNNNNNNNNNNNNNNNNNNNNNNNNNNNNNNNNNNNNNNNNNNNNNNNNNNNNNNNNNNNNNNNNNNNNNNNNNNNNNNNNNNNNNNNNNNNNNNNNNNNNNNNNNNNNNNNNNNNNNNNNNNNNNNNNNNNNNNNNNNNNNNNNNNNNNNNNNNNNTTTCATAAACCTCATAATGAAaagtgccaatgttagtacaattgcgggtatagcaagcttaatagaaggctacggccaagCTCACATATTATTACCTAATGACACAcatattgaactaagtgatgccttgtactcacccagctctaaaagaagtttattgagctttaaagacattcgattgaatggttatcatgttgaaacaaagggtgaaggaacAAAGAATTTCTATACATTACTGAAACCGTGAGTGGGcataagaaggtcctagagactatacctgcactagccactggtttataccatgctaagattaacatgatagaagctaacttggcaaagaataaaatgtttaatgaacagttcactctatggcatgaccggcttggccatccggattctaacatgatgcgtaagcttattatgaattcaaatgggcacactcttaaagagagaaaaaattatccctaaacatctcacgtgtgtagcatgtgcataAGGGAAACTAAtcataaggccatcaccagtaaaagtcactaaagagactttaaactttctggaaaggatacaaggtgatatatgtggaccaatacacccaccttgtgggtcgtttagatattttatggttatgatcgatgcatcaaccagatggtcacacgtttgcttgttatccacaaggaacctagcatttgctagactgttggctcaaattataagactaagagcacattttccagattttccacttaagactatacgtctagacaatgctggtgaatttacatcccaagcgtttaatgattactgtatgtccatggggtgagtgtggaacatcctgtggcacatgtccatacacaaaatggattggctgaatccttcattaaacgaatacaattgatagctcgGCCATTGCTAATGAGGTTGAGNccggcttggccatccggattctaacatgatgcgtaagcttattatgaattcaaatgggcacactcttaaagagagaaaaaattatccctaaacatctcacgtgtgtagcatgtgcataAGGGAAACTAAtcataaggccatcaccagtaaaagtcactaaagagactttaaactttctggaaaggatacaaggtgatatatgtggaccaatacacccaccttgtgggtcgtttagatattttatggttatgatcgatgcatcaaccagatggtcacacgtttgcttgttatccacaaggaacctagcatttgctagactgttggctcaaattataagactaagagcacattttccagattttccacttaagactatatgtctagacaatgctggtgagtttacatcccaagcgtttaatgattactgtatgtccatgggagtgagtgtggaacatcctgtggcacatgtccatacacaaaatggattggctgaatccttcattaaacgaatacaattgatagctcgGCCATTGCTAATGAGGTTGaggcttcctgtgtcggcttggggacacgcagtattacatgcagcagaacttatatgcatcaggccatctagtgaacataagtattcaccatcccaactattaacgggtcatgagccagacatatcccatctcaaaacattcgagtgtgccgtttatgtacctattgctccaccacagagaactaagatgggacctcaaaggaggatgggaatatatgttggatatgagtctcccactattattaagtatcttgagccaactacaggatatttatttaaggccagatacgcggaatGTAAATTTACAGAATCTGtgtttcctatgttgggtggagagacaagcaagctggttaaagaattaacatggaatcaaacatccttaaattggcaagatcctcgaactctagcatgtgatgcagaggttcaaaagattattcatttatagaagctagctaatcaattgccagattcctttgctgacccaaagagagtaacaaaatcgtacataccagcttgtaatgcaccagtacgtattgatgttcagaaggaacacaataatcaagttgctacagagtctaaggcccgtttgaaacgtggtagaccattaggttccaaagataagaaccctcggaaatctaagaaaggtgcaaatgaaaccgaggttaaggaaactACAgaatggccgcggcaaatcctaaggaaccaaatgag
The sequence above is a segment of the Camelina sativa cultivar DH55 chromosome 10, Cs, whole genome shotgun sequence genome. Coding sequences within it:
- the LOC104720655 gene encoding probable F-box protein At4g22165 produces the protein MEMKQHNPKSSYKLQRPGDSWSELPSDLLNSVVELLGFADSRRVGSVCSSWFSAAKRCLAKKQIPWLILLPDEDDEMETHWCKLFNPEENGKLYRMRADVFEFAKSYCLATCGNLLLMVDRGSVLYMLNLFTHERIDLPPVESQLGTTKLERTTSEGLFCISNGNDQRKFRGIDTILRSPVFWIDEQTKEYVVLLGLGEWCLVYSKKGDTFWSQIQTPQGYSTAFSTARCEMVYKDHKLYYLLLNRTTGGCIKIFDFSTEIPLETFHCGVAGDPSPINRTSSRDPWRIWRIGRTKLVVTITGDVLKVEQWVKKEQRVRHWSFRVYKAGFFNTYDEKVDSLGDEAMLFDLGIIVLANDDFVGFKRNSIFFNDICLEKNTTQICVFNLETQEMEDPLHKFVCSSKQQLHTARWFLPSSFKQTP